The following proteins come from a genomic window of Geothrix edaphica:
- a CDS encoding glycosyltransferase family 4 protein, translating to MRLLVVTQYFWPEPFRINDLVEDLVVRGHEVTVLTGHPNYPEGQVYPAFKSSPGDFGEYAGARVLRVPLLSRGKGSLRLALNYLSFVLSGLGFGTWRLRGQAFDAIFVFQTSPITAALPAIWFRRLKKAPLLMWVLDLWPESLAAVGAVQAPRLLGLVGRLVSFIYRRCDRILVQSKAFLPNIARYARDTTKVRYFPGWAEPVFHGPLEEVPPAPELAPFQDTFNVMFAGNIGEAQDFPAILDAAEALKARADIRWLIVGDGRAAAALRAGIQARGLGDRVHLLGRHPLERMPAFMRGAQALLVSLRRDPAFSLTIPGKVQAYMASGVPVLGMLDGEGARIIAEAGAGLTCPAGDGTALAQRVRELADLPSQERLAMGQRGRDACASHFHRATLISSLEAWVEEVRTTSP from the coding sequence TTGCGACTCCTCGTGGTGACCCAGTACTTCTGGCCCGAGCCGTTCAGGATCAATGACCTCGTCGAAGACCTGGTTGTCCGGGGGCACGAGGTGACGGTGCTCACCGGCCACCCGAACTACCCCGAAGGCCAGGTCTACCCCGCGTTCAAGTCATCACCGGGCGACTTCGGCGAATACGCCGGGGCCAGGGTCCTGCGCGTCCCCCTCCTCTCGCGGGGAAAGGGCAGCCTCCGCCTGGCACTCAACTACCTCAGCTTCGTCCTGTCCGGCCTAGGGTTCGGAACCTGGCGCCTGCGGGGCCAGGCCTTCGATGCGATCTTCGTGTTCCAGACCTCTCCCATCACGGCCGCCCTGCCCGCCATCTGGTTCCGCCGCCTGAAGAAAGCCCCCCTCCTCATGTGGGTGCTCGACCTGTGGCCCGAGTCGCTCGCCGCGGTGGGCGCCGTGCAGGCTCCGCGTCTGCTGGGCCTGGTGGGTCGGCTGGTGTCCTTCATCTACCGTCGCTGCGACCGCATCCTCGTCCAGTCGAAGGCCTTCCTTCCGAACATCGCCAGGTACGCGCGCGACACCACCAAGGTCCGCTACTTCCCCGGCTGGGCCGAACCCGTCTTCCATGGGCCCCTGGAGGAGGTGCCACCCGCTCCGGAACTGGCCCCGTTCCAGGACACCTTCAACGTGATGTTCGCGGGCAACATCGGGGAGGCCCAGGATTTTCCGGCAATCCTGGATGCGGCGGAGGCCCTGAAGGCCCGCGCCGACATCCGCTGGCTCATCGTAGGCGACGGCCGCGCTGCTGCGGCCCTTCGGGCGGGAATTCAAGCGCGGGGGCTCGGAGACCGGGTCCACCTCCTCGGCCGCCATCCCCTGGAGCGCATGCCGGCCTTCATGCGGGGCGCCCAGGCCCTCCTCGTCAGCCTCAGGAGGGACCCAGCCTTCAGCCTGACCATCCCGGGCAAGGTGCAGGCCTACATGGCCTCCGGAGTTCCCGTCCTGGGCATGCTGGACGGAGAGGGGGCCCGCATCATCGCCGAGGCGGGTGCCGGTCTCACCTGCCCGGCCGGCGACGGGACGGCCCTGGCCCAGCGCGTGCGGGAACTCGCGGACCTCCCAAGCCAGGAGCGCTTGGCCATGGGCCAGAGGGGCCGGGATGCCTGCGCCAGCCACTTCCATCGGGCGACCTTGATCTCTTCGCTGGAAGCCTGGGTGGAGGAAGTTCGAACCACCAGCCCATGA